From Phaeocystidibacter marisrubri, the proteins below share one genomic window:
- the mdh gene encoding malate dehydrogenase — protein MKISVIGAGNVGASVAEYAAMKELADEIVLLDIKEGFAEGKAMDLNQCATLNGFNSTVIGSTNDYSKTAGSSVVVITSGIPRKPGMTREELIGTNAGIVKSVTENVLKHSPEAIIVVISNPMDTMTYLAVKTSGLPKNRVIGMGGILDSARFKYRLSEAMNCNPNDVQGVVIAGHGDTTMLPLTRLATKNSAPASNFLSAEELEKVAKETMVGGATLTGLLGTSAWYAPGAAGAALVEAIVRDQKKVMPCSVYLEGEYGQTDICQGVPVVIGRNGWEEIVDYKLNAEEQALFDKSAEAVRNMNNALEL, from the coding sequence ATGAAGATTTCTGTGATCGGAGCTGGAAACGTAGGAGCTAGTGTTGCTGAATACGCTGCTATGAAGGAGCTTGCCGATGAAATCGTATTGCTCGATATCAAAGAAGGTTTTGCAGAAGGTAAGGCGATGGACCTTAACCAATGTGCCACTTTGAACGGGTTCAATTCTACTGTTATCGGTTCTACAAACGATTACTCTAAAACAGCAGGTTCATCTGTTGTTGTGATCACTTCTGGTATTCCTCGTAAGCCAGGTATGACGCGTGAAGAGCTAATTGGTACTAACGCAGGTATCGTTAAGTCGGTTACAGAAAATGTACTCAAGCATTCTCCAGAGGCTATCATTGTGGTTATTTCTAACCCAATGGATACGATGACTTACCTCGCCGTTAAAACGTCGGGTCTTCCTAAGAACCGCGTGATCGGTATGGGTGGTATTCTTGATAGCGCACGCTTCAAGTACCGCTTGTCTGAAGCGATGAACTGCAATCCAAATGATGTACAAGGTGTTGTTATTGCCGGTCACGGTGATACTACTATGCTTCCATTGACTCGTTTGGCAACCAAGAACAGTGCCCCAGCTTCTAACTTCCTTTCTGCTGAAGAATTGGAGAAAGTCGCGAAAGAAACGATGGTAGGTGGTGCTACACTTACAGGTCTTTTGGGTACTTCGGCTTGGTATGCTCCTGGTGCTGCTGGTGCCGCTTTGGTTGAAGCCATTGTGCGCGACCAAAAGAAGGTCATGCCATGTTCTGTTTACCTAGAAGGTGAATACGGTCAAACTGATATCTGCCAAGGTGTACCTGTTGTTATTGGTCGCAATGGTTGGGAAGAAATCGTTGACTACAAGTTGAATGCTGAAGAGCAAGCTCTCTTTGACAAGAGTGCAGAAGCTGTTCGCAACATGAACAACGCTCTAGAGCTCTAA
- a CDS encoding TonB-dependent receptor: MRIAARLSVIATVVLSSTAFAQGQPTGGEESVGNVEVKVFERYEATVRSANKLSQQPNYEDTTTKKIEVDYDFSPRIVQTKVELDPIPAAQITTTKIERLPENMVKLGMGNYTTPEFSLILANSRSVSTSWSLALDHFSTATGALRDRSVFNDNYTMNNQLRAGIVNVNTRWRLKADIDLNLRDISYYGIEKMAGLNETLTDSDPSRQRYYKYGASARYERTTNRGNDPFRGIGARYYFLHDRYGASENFVSAMSDWTIPAGDLDLYLGVGADYLNYAADSTSTSAYAIRFKPHVRKETNGIYFTVGLNLAFVGSNMTSVEFTQDQAVNKLYFFPDLKAELPLVRDVLNIFGGWVGDVDLNGLDVISTLNPYIAPGTLVQPTGVNKVYLGFSGRISRRFGYNIQADYNIYSNRALFYRDSATYFTGFDPYLNVEYADMSVFSPRVELTYHHPSGIEVSADASVFAYGREEEKIAYHLPDFKGGIHAAYTWKEKIVLKTDFTITGPRIGFGDNEDLEAAQMPTFYDWRLYTEYRYNKFLSAYLSVNNILNQDYDLWYGYPAQGTRFILGLALRF; encoded by the coding sequence ATGAGAATTGCAGCAAGATTATCAGTTATAGCGACGGTCGTACTGAGTTCTACGGCCTTCGCCCAAGGTCAACCTACGGGTGGAGAAGAGAGCGTGGGCAACGTTGAGGTGAAAGTATTTGAACGATATGAAGCCACTGTTCGCTCTGCAAACAAGCTGAGTCAGCAACCGAACTACGAGGATACAACTACTAAAAAAATAGAAGTCGACTACGATTTCTCTCCCAGGATTGTTCAGACCAAGGTGGAATTGGATCCGATTCCAGCCGCTCAAATTACGACAACAAAGATCGAGCGATTGCCTGAGAACATGGTCAAGCTGGGCATGGGGAACTACACTACTCCAGAGTTTAGCTTGATTCTCGCCAATTCTAGAAGTGTTAGCACATCTTGGTCTTTGGCACTGGATCACTTTAGTACTGCAACCGGTGCTTTGCGCGACCGATCGGTGTTCAACGATAACTACACCATGAATAACCAGCTTCGTGCGGGAATAGTGAATGTAAATACCCGTTGGCGCTTAAAGGCCGACATCGATCTCAACTTGAGAGACATCAGTTATTATGGAATTGAGAAGATGGCCGGCTTGAATGAAACGCTTACTGATTCTGATCCTTCTCGCCAGCGTTACTACAAGTATGGGGCGTCTGCTCGCTATGAGCGAACCACCAACCGTGGAAACGATCCGTTTAGAGGTATTGGAGCTCGTTACTACTTTTTACACGATCGATACGGGGCGAGTGAGAACTTCGTGAGTGCGATGTCGGATTGGACCATTCCCGCAGGCGACTTAGATCTTTACTTGGGAGTGGGTGCAGATTATCTCAATTATGCGGCCGACAGTACTTCCACATCTGCCTATGCTATTCGATTCAAGCCACATGTGAGAAAGGAAACCAACGGTATTTACTTTACGGTTGGGTTGAACTTAGCGTTTGTGGGTTCCAACATGACTTCAGTAGAGTTCACCCAAGATCAAGCGGTGAATAAACTGTACTTCTTCCCCGATCTAAAGGCGGAATTGCCTTTGGTAAGAGATGTGTTGAACATCTTTGGTGGATGGGTTGGAGATGTTGATTTGAATGGCCTCGACGTCATCAGTACTCTCAATCCTTATATCGCCCCAGGAACCCTCGTTCAACCTACAGGAGTGAATAAGGTATACCTCGGCTTTAGCGGAAGAATTAGTCGCCGTTTTGGATACAACATTCAAGCGGATTACAATATCTACTCCAACCGAGCACTCTTCTACAGAGATTCAGCAACCTACTTTACAGGATTCGATCCTTACTTAAATGTTGAATATGCGGATATGAGTGTATTCTCTCCACGAGTAGAATTGACCTATCATCACCCTTCGGGAATTGAAGTGAGTGCAGATGCATCTGTATTTGCCTACGGAAGAGAAGAGGAGAAGATCGCCTATCACTTGCCAGACTTCAAAGGGGGGATTCATGCGGCTTACACTTGGAAAGAGAAGATTGTACTGAAAACAGACTTTACGATTACTGGACCTAGAATTGGTTTTGGTGACAACGAGGATCTTGAGGCCGCTCAAATGCCTACCTTCTATGATTGGAGGCTTTACACAGAGTACCGTTACAACAAATTCTTGAGTGCGTACTTGAGTGTCAACAACATACTTAATCAAGATTACGATCTGTGGTATGGATACCCTGCTCAGGGTACACGCTTTATTTTGGGACTTGCTCTACGATTTTAG
- the gyrB gene encoding DNA topoisomerase (ATP-hydrolyzing) subunit B, which yields MEEKKEYGASSIQVLEGLEAVRKRPAMYIGDVGVKGLHHLVYEVVDNSIDEALAGHASNIFVTIHEGNSITVKDDGRGIPVDMHEKEGRSALEVVMTVLHAGGKFDKDSYKVSGGLHGVGVSCVNALSTDLKVEVHRNGKKYEQEYSIGVPKYPVKEVGETDYRGTVVTFQPDASIFYETVYQFDILAARMRELAFLNRGISITLTDERSKDDDGNFTSERFFSEGGLAEFVEFIDQNREKMMPRVIFMEGERNDIPVEVAMHYNTSYAENIHSYVNNINTHEGGTHLAGFRRALTRTLKKYADESGILTKEKVEVAGDDFREGLTAVISVKVMEPQFEGQTKTKLGNSEVSGAVDQLVGEMLTNFLEENPNEAKMIVQKVILAARARVAARKAREMVQRKTVMSSTGLPGKLSDCSETDPAACEIFLVEGDSAGGTAKQGRDRKFQAILPLRGKILNVEKAMHHKIFENEEIRNIFTALGVSVGTEEDSKALNTEKLRYHKIVIMCDADVDGSHIATLILTFFFRYMKELIESGYIYIASPPLYLLKKGNKQQYAWNEDQREVVARELGGDSESGVAIQRYKGLGEMNASQLWDTTLNPEHRTLKQVTIENAAEADRIFSMLMGDDVPPRREFIEKNAKYAKIDV from the coding sequence ATGGAAGAAAAGAAAGAATACGGCGCCTCGAGTATCCAGGTCTTAGAAGGTCTGGAGGCCGTGCGCAAGCGTCCTGCTATGTATATCGGTGATGTGGGTGTTAAAGGTCTACACCACTTGGTATATGAGGTCGTGGATAACTCCATTGACGAAGCATTGGCAGGGCACGCCAGCAATATTTTCGTTACGATTCACGAAGGAAATTCCATCACTGTTAAAGATGATGGTCGTGGTATTCCTGTGGACATGCACGAGAAAGAAGGTCGTTCTGCTCTTGAAGTAGTAATGACTGTGCTTCACGCCGGTGGTAAATTCGACAAAGATTCCTACAAGGTTTCGGGTGGTTTGCACGGTGTGGGTGTATCTTGTGTGAATGCATTGAGTACCGATCTCAAGGTAGAAGTACACAGAAATGGAAAGAAATACGAGCAAGAATACTCGATTGGTGTTCCGAAGTATCCTGTAAAGGAAGTTGGAGAGACCGATTATCGCGGTACTGTAGTGACTTTCCAACCGGATGCGTCTATTTTCTACGAAACGGTATACCAGTTTGATATCCTCGCTGCACGTATGCGTGAATTAGCGTTCCTCAATAGAGGAATTAGCATCACGTTGACAGATGAGCGTTCAAAAGATGACGATGGGAACTTCACTTCCGAGCGATTCTTCTCTGAAGGAGGCTTGGCAGAGTTCGTTGAGTTTATCGACCAGAACAGAGAAAAGATGATGCCTCGCGTGATCTTTATGGAAGGTGAGCGCAATGATATTCCTGTTGAAGTGGCGATGCACTACAACACTAGCTACGCAGAGAACATTCACTCTTATGTGAACAACATTAACACGCATGAAGGTGGTACTCACCTTGCGGGTTTCCGTAGAGCGCTTACTCGTACGCTTAAGAAATATGCAGACGAGAGTGGAATCTTAACCAAAGAGAAGGTTGAGGTTGCTGGTGATGACTTCCGTGAAGGACTTACGGCTGTGATCTCAGTTAAGGTGATGGAGCCTCAATTTGAAGGACAGACCAAGACCAAGTTGGGTAACAGCGAGGTGAGTGGTGCTGTAGATCAGTTGGTGGGTGAAATGCTCACGAACTTCCTCGAAGAGAACCCGAATGAAGCGAAGATGATCGTTCAAAAGGTGATCTTGGCTGCAAGAGCTCGTGTTGCGGCACGTAAGGCTCGTGAAATGGTTCAGAGAAAGACGGTAATGTCTTCTACGGGATTGCCAGGTAAACTATCCGACTGTTCAGAAACCGATCCAGCTGCATGTGAAATCTTCCTAGTAGAGGGTGACTCCGCGGGTGGAACGGCAAAACAAGGTCGCGATAGAAAGTTCCAAGCAATTCTTCCATTGCGTGGTAAGATTCTGAACGTAGAGAAGGCCATGCATCACAAAATCTTCGAAAACGAAGAAATTCGTAACATCTTCACGGCCCTTGGGGTGAGTGTGGGTACCGAAGAAGATAGCAAGGCTCTGAATACAGAAAAACTCCGTTATCACAAGATTGTAATTATGTGTGATGCCGACGTTGACGGTTCTCACATTGCTACTTTGATTTTGACCTTCTTCTTCCGTTATATGAAGGAGTTGATTGAAAGCGGATATATTTATATCGCATCACCACCGTTGTACTTGCTCAAGAAGGGCAATAAACAGCAGTATGCGTGGAACGAAGATCAACGCGAGGTTGTAGCGCGTGAATTGGGTGGCGATTCAGAATCTGGAGTAGCTATTCAGCGTTACAAAGGTCTGGGTGAGATGAACGCCTCACAGTTGTGGGATACAACGCTCAATCCAGAACACAGAACGTTGAAACAAGTAACGATCGAAAACGCTGCCGAAGCAGATCGAATCTTCTCAATGCTTATGGGTGACGATGTTCCACCTCGTAGGGAGTTCATCGAGAAGAACGCGAAATATGCAAAAATTGACGTCTAA
- a CDS encoding T9SS type A sorting domain-containing protein, with product MKYKLLTALSLLGITTFAQQTTKFEEFLQPDVLVNGTTLKNAFSGGLLSPQFNEIDLNLDGQMDLLVFDRDGNVLLPFVATGSGSNTHYKFAPEYRKAFPEVVNFLVTADFNCDGKMDIFTSRLQVAIAVYENTSTTELSFNYALGNDPYLMTDFMNGTDGNVYVSSIDVPAIVDVDGDGDLDILSFETNGVQIYFHENVSPNHCGLDYLVTQDCWGGFREDLNSNAIELDACITGAAPPQDQPEDGMHSGSTILSFDIDNDGLHDMVLGDVSFSTAVLAMNDGTPDSAYMNSQSIQWAPDGSVPIDVFRFPSFYYLDIDFDGKKDFITAPNDIGVKNLNQIWTYHNNSSTAQPNFTFTDSSFLQSSMIDMGEGAHPTFVDLNGDNALDIVVGNRGVWHPGGDYESSLWYFRNTSSGGTISFELVTKNLISTAGLSNPTGYYPAFGDLDGDNDQDLIVGLTDGTLLYYLNTGSILTPQFTLQSTSFQSIDVGSNAAPDLFDIDGDGQLDLVIGEKDGYINYYHNSNGTFTLVTNRFGGINADQAGNSPGYSMPRFYDFNGKEQLMVGSKSFGITQFDSASSIVGQPAFTQATFGTGNTSTTGFELTPLGAEKRTGRNQLLFTAQELQSMGFTVGQIEDIAFNVSTNNTSNSITNGIIVRMKNSSMTELTAFETGLTEVYNEQLPVSPGWNTITLQEPFVWDGTSNLVVEICFSKNLPLVNNDVAATDVGFGANAYGDITGYNNNTSNGCAQPYKAVSTLRPNTRMTIRPMTPSAGEVLSGWGYMNADFADLDLDGFPEMLIGVNNGGVLLMKGEKYDISIREPNTLTQASIYPNPTTGRIVVDLENIDGVGYQIIDLNGKVHARGEFSPSGELDLSSWNTGVYILQMVIDGSPTYAKIILQK from the coding sequence ATGAAATATAAGCTACTCACCGCTCTATCTCTGTTGGGCATAACCACGTTTGCCCAGCAAACAACGAAGTTTGAAGAATTCCTTCAGCCCGATGTATTGGTGAATGGCACTACGCTTAAGAATGCCTTTTCAGGAGGCCTTCTATCCCCCCAATTCAACGAGATTGATTTGAACCTAGATGGTCAGATGGATTTGTTGGTATTTGACCGGGATGGTAATGTTCTTCTGCCTTTCGTTGCCACAGGATCTGGTTCGAATACTCATTATAAGTTCGCTCCTGAGTACAGAAAGGCCTTCCCAGAGGTAGTAAACTTTCTCGTAACAGCAGATTTTAACTGCGATGGGAAGATGGATATTTTTACCAGCAGATTGCAAGTGGCTATCGCAGTGTACGAAAATACGAGCACCACAGAATTGTCATTTAATTACGCCTTGGGGAATGATCCGTATTTAATGACGGATTTTATGAACGGAACAGACGGCAACGTCTATGTTTCTTCTATTGATGTTCCAGCTATTGTAGATGTGGACGGTGATGGCGACCTCGATATTTTGTCGTTTGAAACCAATGGTGTCCAAATCTACTTTCACGAAAACGTGAGTCCCAACCACTGTGGACTAGATTACTTGGTTACTCAAGATTGTTGGGGAGGTTTTCGAGAAGATTTAAACAGCAATGCCATTGAACTAGACGCGTGCATTACAGGTGCTGCTCCTCCGCAAGATCAACCAGAAGATGGGATGCACAGCGGTAGCACAATTTTGTCTTTCGACATCGACAACGACGGATTACACGATATGGTTTTGGGTGATGTTTCGTTCTCTACCGCGGTTCTTGCGATGAATGATGGAACTCCAGACAGCGCCTATATGAACTCACAGTCCATTCAATGGGCTCCAGATGGAAGCGTTCCAATTGACGTATTCCGATTCCCTTCTTTCTACTATCTGGATATTGATTTTGATGGGAAAAAGGATTTCATCACCGCTCCTAACGATATCGGCGTAAAGAACTTAAACCAGATTTGGACCTACCACAACAACTCATCTACCGCACAACCAAACTTCACTTTTACCGATAGCTCATTCCTTCAATCTTCTATGATTGATATGGGAGAAGGAGCGCATCCAACGTTTGTAGATTTGAATGGTGACAATGCTCTAGATATCGTGGTTGGAAATCGTGGAGTGTGGCACCCTGGAGGCGACTATGAATCCTCACTTTGGTACTTCAGAAATACTTCGAGTGGTGGTACAATCTCCTTTGAACTTGTCACTAAAAACCTAATATCAACAGCTGGTCTAAGCAATCCAACAGGTTACTACCCTGCTTTTGGAGATTTAGATGGTGATAACGACCAAGACCTCATTGTTGGACTAACAGATGGCACATTGCTCTATTACCTCAACACAGGAAGTATTCTAACCCCACAATTCACCCTACAATCTACTAGCTTCCAGTCCATTGATGTTGGATCTAACGCTGCTCCTGATTTGTTCGACATTGACGGCGACGGTCAGCTTGACTTAGTGATCGGCGAAAAGGATGGGTATATCAATTACTACCACAATTCCAATGGTACGTTTACTTTGGTAACCAATAGGTTTGGTGGCATTAACGCCGATCAAGCGGGCAATTCTCCGGGCTATTCCATGCCTCGTTTCTACGATTTCAACGGGAAGGAACAATTGATGGTCGGCAGTAAATCTTTCGGCATTACTCAATTCGATTCAGCAAGTTCCATTGTGGGCCAGCCAGCCTTTACCCAAGCCACTTTTGGTACGGGAAACACGTCTACCACCGGTTTTGAACTTACCCCGCTAGGCGCAGAGAAAAGAACGGGCAGGAATCAACTTCTATTCACGGCTCAAGAGCTTCAATCCATGGGCTTTACGGTAGGTCAAATCGAAGACATCGCATTCAACGTCTCTACGAATAACACCTCCAACAGCATCACGAATGGGATTATTGTTCGAATGAAAAACTCGTCGATGACAGAGTTAACCGCATTTGAAACCGGACTCACTGAAGTTTATAACGAACAATTACCGGTTTCTCCAGGATGGAACACCATCACCCTTCAAGAGCCTTTTGTATGGGATGGCACTTCAAACCTCGTCGTTGAAATTTGCTTCAGCAAAAACCTCCCCTTGGTAAACAATGATGTAGCTGCAACAGATGTAGGCTTTGGAGCGAATGCCTACGGTGATATTACGGGATACAACAACAACACTTCAAATGGTTGTGCTCAACCTTACAAGGCCGTATCTACACTTCGTCCAAATACGAGAATGACCATTCGCCCGATGACGCCTAGCGCAGGAGAGGTCCTTTCTGGTTGGGGCTATATGAATGCCGATTTTGCGGATCTCGACCTCGACGGTTTTCCTGAGATGTTGATAGGCGTGAACAATGGAGGAGTATTGTTGATGAAAGGGGAAAAGTATGATATCAGCATTCGCGAACCCAATACATTGACTCAGGCATCCATATATCCGAACCCAACAACGGGAAGAATCGTGGTAGACCTAGAGAACATCGATGGAGTTGGCTATCAAATCATTGATTTGAATGGTAAAGTTCACGCGAGAGGTGAATTCTCCCCATCCGGAGAACTAGATCTCTCTTCATGGAACACCGGAGTTTACATCCTTCAGATGGTAATCGACGGTAGCCCCACCTATGCCAAGATCATCTTACAAAAATGA
- a CDS encoding tetratricopeptide repeat protein, whose product MKKLCWTLSFLALATVSAFAQLTDWELSLTKVYDDGKVLYDQQMYAAAAERFEEVIDHSPNEKTDLVEKAAFHRAMCAVKLMNRDAEDRVSDFLAEHPTSSYRYDALWATADYLFNRKRYRNALEWLDKMDVREMRANDKATYYFKKGYSHFMLEQSPEAKAAFREIKDGSSSLAPSAKYYYAHLNYADSNYVTAKREFEGLKDDPSFGQMVPYYLAQIYYQTGDDDQLFEVGNQLLDHATPTRSAEIAKLVAQAYFRRKQYVEALPYLEMYRERDGAMRQKEHYQLGVCLHAAGRYAEALESLNKVTANSRELAQPAFYLLADCYLKEGQKQNALSAFKATMEAQGDPAIVEEAHFNYAKLSYELANPFDNAINALSNFKEKYPNSIHKNEVNELLANLYITTKDYENALEAIEATGLSSVVMREAYQKVAYYRGVELYNATQWGRAAESFTISLRYPINSATAALSHFWLGEIHYRRKDYQAALDEYTVFQNQTGAYGMSEFPISQYNVAYSHFMMEKYDAAATAFRLFVENRRADAARVQDANLRLGDSYFMQGRYAQAIPNYTKYISGRGRESDYASFQRALSYGLNGQNEQKVAELRRMLTTYPSSNQIADARYELGATLLRMDKNSEALEVFNKFLELYPNSVQSRRALLQIAIIHRNNRDYNKSIDAFKEIVERYPSTDEAREAISFARVVYDRAGKIEDYLDWVESISFVDIQRASLDSTVYTSAYEKYGLGSCEEAIPAFETYLQRFPDGIFMIKANNYLAECALKANDIRKARKAYEAVVAGPENDYSEVAWLQLGHLAMADARYDDAIANYNQVIQSAQNADRYRAASVGRMKAAAELQLWNQAVNYAEITLKDPNLTEQNRNAGLLIQARGLWKLDRFEESRRIYVVLRDSATGQARAEASYHVALWHSMEGQYKESNEEIFWMIDNLPSYQKWRYEALLTLGENYWKLDDIFQAQYTLDFIIDEKYNEEVVQRARALKEKIQIAEANKEAGKTDTTEIQINLDDVEDIDEPEMNDQ is encoded by the coding sequence GTTGGCAACGGTTTCCGCCTTTGCTCAGCTAACAGATTGGGAGCTGTCGTTGACCAAGGTGTATGATGATGGGAAGGTGCTTTATGATCAACAAATGTATGCTGCGGCTGCAGAACGCTTCGAAGAAGTGATTGATCATTCACCGAATGAAAAAACAGACCTTGTGGAGAAAGCGGCTTTTCACCGTGCGATGTGTGCGGTAAAGTTGATGAATAGAGATGCGGAAGATCGCGTGAGTGATTTTCTAGCGGAGCACCCAACAAGCTCGTATCGATATGATGCATTGTGGGCAACCGCGGATTATCTCTTCAACCGCAAACGCTACCGCAATGCTTTGGAGTGGTTGGATAAGATGGATGTTCGTGAAATGCGAGCAAACGATAAAGCCACGTACTATTTCAAGAAGGGGTATTCTCACTTTATGTTGGAACAATCTCCAGAGGCAAAAGCGGCGTTTCGCGAAATCAAGGATGGCAGCTCTTCGCTGGCGCCTTCTGCAAAGTACTACTATGCACACTTAAATTATGCCGACAGCAACTATGTGACGGCGAAGCGCGAATTTGAAGGGCTCAAAGACGATCCTTCTTTTGGGCAGATGGTTCCTTATTACCTTGCTCAAATCTATTATCAAACAGGAGATGACGACCAGCTTTTCGAAGTGGGTAATCAACTGCTAGACCATGCTACACCTACTCGCAGTGCGGAAATTGCGAAGTTGGTTGCTCAGGCGTATTTCAGAAGAAAGCAATACGTTGAGGCACTTCCATACTTGGAAATGTATCGTGAGCGAGATGGTGCGATGCGTCAAAAAGAGCACTATCAATTAGGGGTGTGTTTACATGCTGCTGGTCGATATGCCGAGGCATTAGAGAGCTTGAACAAGGTAACGGCCAATTCACGTGAGTTGGCTCAACCGGCCTTTTATCTCTTGGCTGATTGTTACCTAAAAGAAGGTCAGAAGCAAAATGCACTTTCTGCCTTTAAGGCAACTATGGAAGCTCAAGGCGATCCAGCCATTGTAGAGGAAGCTCACTTCAATTATGCCAAGCTCTCGTATGAGTTGGCGAATCCATTTGACAATGCCATCAATGCACTGTCGAATTTCAAAGAGAAGTATCCGAACTCCATTCACAAGAATGAAGTGAATGAGTTATTGGCCAACTTGTACATCACCACCAAAGATTACGAGAATGCCTTGGAAGCCATTGAAGCTACAGGGTTGAGCAGCGTGGTTATGCGTGAAGCCTATCAGAAGGTAGCCTATTATCGAGGTGTGGAGTTGTACAATGCAACGCAGTGGGGAAGGGCAGCTGAGTCATTTACGATTAGTTTGCGTTACCCTATCAATTCTGCTACCGCTGCGCTTTCTCACTTCTGGTTGGGCGAGATTCACTACCGAAGAAAGGATTACCAAGCGGCTTTGGATGAATACACGGTATTTCAAAATCAGACAGGAGCGTATGGAATGTCGGAGTTCCCGATTTCTCAATACAATGTGGCCTACTCTCACTTTATGATGGAGAAATATGACGCTGCTGCAACGGCGTTCCGCTTATTTGTGGAGAACCGAAGAGCTGATGCCGCGAGAGTACAAGACGCCAACCTGCGTTTGGGGGATTCGTACTTTATGCAAGGCAGATACGCACAGGCTATACCTAATTATACCAAGTATATTTCTGGAAGAGGAAGGGAGTCGGATTACGCTTCATTCCAGCGAGCACTTTCTTATGGGTTGAATGGGCAGAACGAACAGAAGGTAGCCGAATTGAGACGAATGCTCACCACCTATCCTTCGTCTAATCAAATTGCAGATGCCCGCTACGAATTAGGAGCAACCTTGCTTCGAATGGATAAGAACAGTGAGGCATTAGAGGTCTTCAACAAGTTCTTGGAGTTGTATCCGAATTCGGTTCAATCCAGAAGAGCCTTGTTGCAAATTGCCATTATTCACCGCAACAATAGAGATTACAACAAGTCGATTGATGCCTTCAAGGAAATTGTGGAGCGCTATCCAAGTACAGATGAAGCACGTGAGGCAATCAGCTTTGCTCGAGTAGTGTACGATAGAGCAGGTAAGATTGAGGATTACTTGGATTGGGTAGAGTCGATTTCTTTTGTGGATATTCAGAGAGCATCTCTAGATTCTACCGTATACACCTCGGCCTATGAGAAGTATGGATTGGGTAGTTGTGAAGAAGCTATTCCAGCCTTTGAAACTTACTTGCAGCGTTTTCCTGATGGAATCTTCATGATTAAGGCCAACAACTACTTAGCAGAATGTGCACTTAAGGCGAACGATATCCGCAAGGCCAGAAAGGCCTATGAGGCAGTAGTTGCCGGACCAGAGAACGATTATTCAGAAGTTGCTTGGTTGCAGCTCGGCCATTTGGCGATGGCAGATGCTCGATACGATGATGCGATTGCCAACTATAATCAAGTCATTCAATCTGCCCAGAATGCGGATCGTTATCGCGCGGCCAGTGTAGGGCGAATGAAAGCAGCAGCTGAACTTCAACTGTGGAACCAAGCGGTTAATTATGCTGAAATTACCTTGAAGGATCCAAACCTCACGGAGCAAAATAGAAATGCGGGATTGCTGATCCAAGCGAGAGGGTTGTGGAAACTAGATCGATTCGAGGAATCTCGTCGAATTTATGTGGTGCTTCGCGATTCTGCTACGGGACAAGCACGAGCAGAGGCCAGTTACCATGTAGCCTTGTGGCACTCTATGGAGGGACAATACAAGGAATCGAACGAAGAGATATTTTGGATGATTGACAACCTTCCTTCGTATCAAAAGTGGAGATATGAAGCCTTGCTCACCTTGGGAGAGAATTACTGGAAACTCGATGATATTTTCCAAGCTCAATATACGCTCGACTTCATCATTGATGAGAAGTACAATGAAGAAGTGGTACAAAGGGCAAGAGCTCTGAAGGAGAAAATCCAAATAGCGGAAGCTAATAAAGAGGCGGGAAAGACGGACACCACCGAGATTCAAATCAACTTGGACGATGTGGAAGATATTGACGAACCTGAAATGAACGACCAATGA
- a CDS encoding thiol-disulfide oxidoreductase DCC family protein, translating to MTHEWKEASGPLLFYDGHCALCNGAVSFILKRDVRVQFKMAPLQGVTAQSFLNKHPELAGLDSLILLHNGKVYTQSDAALRCASIIGRGWQLTKIFYLIPRGFRNWVYDGIAKVRYRWFGKYEACPLPPPEWRSQFLP from the coding sequence ATGACACACGAATGGAAAGAGGCCTCAGGGCCTCTTCTTTTTTACGACGGACACTGTGCTTTGTGCAATGGCGCCGTATCCTTTATTCTCAAGCGCGATGTTCGCGTTCAATTCAAGATGGCTCCTCTTCAGGGAGTTACAGCACAATCATTTCTAAATAAGCACCCAGAATTGGCCGGCTTAGATTCTCTCATTCTATTGCACAATGGGAAGGTTTACACCCAGTCTGATGCCGCACTTCGCTGTGCTAGTATTATTGGAAGAGGTTGGCAGTTGACCAAGATCTTCTACCTCATTCCAAGAGGGTTTCGCAATTGGGTGTATGACGGAATTGCAAAGGTGCGTTACCGTTGGTTTGGCAAGTACGAAGCTTGCCCCCTCCCACCCCCTGAATGGCGTTCTCAATTTTTGCCATAA